Proteins from a genomic interval of Halomonas alkaliantarctica:
- the rph gene encoding ribonuclease PH → MRPSGREADQLREIRLTRDYTRHAEGSVLVEFGDTKVLCNASVEAGVPRWLRGKNQGWVTAEYGMLPRATHTRSDREATRGKQGGRTLEIQRLIGRSLRAAVNLKKLGEFTITVDCDVIQADGGTRTAAITGGCVALIDAIRYLQREKKIKADPFKQLVSAISVGIYKGVPVLDLDYPEDSKADTDLNVVMTESGELIEVQGTAEAGAFTRAELNGMLDLAEKAGDTLRDHQREALGIRG, encoded by the coding sequence GTGCGCCCCAGCGGTCGCGAAGCCGACCAGCTCCGTGAGATTCGCCTGACCCGTGATTATACCCGCCATGCGGAAGGCTCCGTCCTGGTGGAGTTTGGCGATACCAAAGTGCTATGTAATGCCAGCGTAGAGGCCGGAGTGCCGCGCTGGCTGCGCGGTAAGAATCAGGGCTGGGTAACGGCTGAGTACGGCATGTTGCCCCGCGCGACCCACACCCGTAGTGACCGTGAAGCGACCCGCGGCAAGCAAGGTGGCCGCACGCTGGAAATTCAGCGCTTGATAGGCCGCAGCCTGCGCGCCGCGGTAAATTTAAAGAAGTTGGGTGAGTTCACCATTACCGTGGATTGCGATGTGATCCAGGCCGATGGCGGTACCCGCACCGCGGCGATTACCGGTGGCTGCGTGGCGCTGATCGATGCGATTCGTTATCTGCAGCGCGAGAAAAAGATCAAAGCCGACCCTTTCAAGCAGTTGGTAAGCGCCATTTCCGTAGGCATCTATAAAGGTGTACCGGTGCTGGATCTGGACTACCCGGAAGACAGCAAGGCCGATACCGACCTGAACGTGGTAATGACGGAAAGCGGCGAGCTGATCGAAGTGCAGGGCACCGCCGAAGCAGGTGCGTTCACTCGAGCCGAGCTAAACGGCATGCTCGATTTGGCCGAGAAGGCAGGCGATACGCTTCGCGACCATCAGCGCGAAGCGCTGGGTATTCGAGGGTAG